The sequence below is a genomic window from Glycine max cultivar Williams 82 chromosome 20, Glycine_max_v4.0, whole genome shotgun sequence.
ggaATGACTATTCCTTCTAGGTTCaaatataaaccaaaaaaaaaaaagttatgttgTATGACAACAATGAATTAATAACCCTTCCTTAAaactcataaataaataattttttaaaagcttaATAAAcaagaggataagacaatgaTTATTCACACATTAAATTAAAGGTAATTGTTGTAGAATAAACGGAAgatgttagattttttttaaggtagTTGTAAAATGTTCATGATACTTTCCTTTTTGTGTAAGTGACTCCTCATTGCACATCTAGGTTCGGGACTTCTCTTTAGAAAAATTCTATatgttttttcttaataaaatatagCGGTGACTCTCATTATTTATTCAGTTTGTGTTTCGATTCATCATGTCGTTTGCATTTCACTCCAATTTTgatcttccttcttcttttcaacTATCTAGCTAGATTCAACACGAGCATTACAAAACCAACAATTTAAGCTACCAAATTCCTTGAATACAGAGACATATTAGAGAATTTTAAAAACACCTACcacttaattgaaaaattatatctttGCATACATCAACGATCACagattttcttacttttttagaatttaatcaATTCTGAAAGTGCGGACTTGCTCTTCCAGTAAATATCGTCCCCTCACCCCCTTTTTTTGGCTTGTGAATTTATACTTTATATCCCTTAAGAGCTGACTATTTCCCATGTATAATGATATAATatccacaacaacaaaaaatgatataatggCATCcgtacattaaatataaattatacttaTATACAATCTGAACTTGTAAgttgtaatattcttctttaattaaaaaaatacaatagtcTTTATAATATGCAATAATgtatttctttataatttaatagtaTTTACTTTGTACTAttcagataaaattatttttaataaaattactttggaaataataatatcaaacataaaaaaaaaaaaatcaatccaaataaacttgtgagaaaaaaatatatttttaaaaaaaatgttcaagcCAATCCTGGAACAAGAATTGGTCTGACTCCTCTATTGGGACCACCCATGTGTACGAGTCCTGTGTAGGGATTCCCCCATGTATGAAAGAACAATCATATACTAGTTTTacaatttgttttataattttatgttaatctAATTCCTATATTAAAAtgtgtattaaaaaattatctaaaatagcATCAGGCTGTGATTTAACGCTCATGATGAATGCACTTTACCTTGATCGAAGGGACATGAGGTTTACGAAGACATTTTGTTGTTGGCACTGAAATGAAGTTATGAATTGCTCCCTACCCTTAAAagactattggaaaacccgtgaACTCCAAAAGCTGTGAAAATTAACGTTAGACCTCTTATTTCCCACACAAACCTCTTCTAACTTTAACTCGTGTCTTGTCCTCAATCTATCACATACAATGATAGCTCTTTACTATCAACATCAAGCGACtactaatatttatatataaattaattacaaaaatgttaaGAGGTaaaatactagttttttttcctACGAGTTAAAATACtagcataaaaaaatagaagcacTACTATTAACACATTTTTAGcatatttctttaaatatatcatttattattaattaattttttaaaaattaaactataaaatcataaatgagACTATTAATTATGAATTGAGACTCACagaacattataatttttttataaattttaactaataatagagaatgtattaaaaattatgttcctaacatttttcattcatcaaaataataaattgaaaattagagATTCTAACAAAGAATCATCTATATCAAAATCATGATATATGTTACAGATTGAAGTAGTGTTAGGGGTGAGCATGACCTAACTTGGTTTGCTAGCTCAGCTCCGTCCAAAGTTGATTTGGACAAATTCACGTTTTGAAAATAGACCTAATACATTTTTTAGGATGGCTCAGGTTGTGCTTTGAGTAGTCCCAATCTTGTTTGGTGTCtaaaattctctaaaaaaaatataagttctttgaataattatgtattaataataaaagttttttatttaataatattaatattttgtataacataaacatgaaattttttattttaaaatatctattagaaaatatatcttaatttaaGATTTATGCTTCTTTCTTCTAAAACTCAACTATGCATAATGTTAAGATAGTATTTTGCGGTAAAAAAATCGAGTTAATCCAATTTTATCTCGATACTTTAACATATTTTGAGTATTGATGGAATTGGGATTAGATTTAAATGAAGATcggaattttgaatttgataaaaACTAGAGTAAATTTATCCTAACTGTCTTTTGCTCGCTCTAAATAGTAGTATTAAAGGAATAATGGTGTTTACGACCTATCCTATATCTCAATTATCAAACTCAATCCTAAGTATTATTTAAATCCATATTATCCtgtctgaaaaaaaaatgtcttactAATGTTCCAAATCATGTCCCAATAGTCTGGGTCAACTCTcggtcaaatatatatatatatatatatatatatatatatatatatatatatatatatatttatttatttataaaaaagaatatagtatttattttttcttttaatatatttatattcattaacTCATTGCTAGCAGCAGCTTGGTGGTAAACTGATGCCTTTGGGGTCTCCTTTGTTAGACCTTAGTCTTCTGTTTAATGTTTctcattgatatatatattcacttagTCATTGCTTGGTGGTAATATTTATGTCATTGCCACattgaattaaattaagttaGTTATTTACCTATCTGACTAACTGATATCTATCCCATAGACTCAAGTTTAGTTCATTTACTCCCGCGCGAAGagataaagagataaaaaaaaaaaaaagtataatatacCTAATGACGTAATGTAATAAGAGTTTATTAAGCTTTATGCCGTAAAAGAAATTTACACTGTGAATTAATAATAAATcgtattgatataatttttgagataattattattaaagttaaaaatttacaatgagaTCGGTGTATTTTTTTAGAtgacatgtattttttataaaagatttaaatttgaaaatttaatttaattaaaataattttatgttaattaatttacatgttTGCTTGTGATATAAAAATGTTGATAAatgtaatgaaaaaataaattctctCTCATTCTGCAAAGAAAACAAGTgagctataaaaaaaatattatgagcaagtaacattatttttctcatgtaatgaaaaataaaaaagttgataaatatttagttatttacaCTGTAGCATGTGGCCATACATGATTACTCATTCCAAAGAGCCACCAAACACAATTGTAGTAGTTTATATAAGGCACACAGAAACAAAGTCTCTCTCATTGTTTTGTCTCTCCCTTTGATTTTTCATTGTGCAAAGATGCCCAGCCTTTTCTCCAAACACCTCCACCTCTGTTTCTTGAAGCTCAAATACCCCACCATTCTCTGCCAACCTCACCACAGCGATCACACCCCACCACCCTCTTCTTCCGACAACTCCACAATCTTCCCCTTCACcgacaccaccaccaccacctcctccgGCTCCTCCACTGAGCCAGACTTCGCCTCCATCTTCGCCTCGCAgcgcttcttcttctcctccccGGGCACCTCCAACTCCATCGTCGAGTCCCCCGACACGCGCACCTTCATGATCCCCACCGGTGGCGGCGTCAGAGTCCCCAAGTACTCCCTCAACCCCTACGTTGATTTCCTCCGCTCAATGCAGGAAATGATCCGTTCTCGCCAAGTCTTGGACATCACTAAAGACTCCGAATATCTCCACGAACTTCTCCTTTGCTACCTCGCTCTCAACCCTACACACACTCACAAGTTCATCCTTCGCGCATTCACCGACCTCGTCCTCCAACTATTGTCCTCCGCCCCGTGTCTGACGCACAACCACAACCACCACCGACGCCACCGTAGTCTCTCCGGAAGGTTGCTgtaaaaaacaacaacattaaCTTATTAACACGAGGTTCGTTTcaagtcattttattttcttacgaGATAAAAGAAGATATCTGTGGTACCAACATGGTGTTATTACATATCACAGATAATCTTGTTTCTTAAGCATATCATCAGATTCAATTATTAGTCTgtatgtatgaaaaaaaaatctgttgaaAGAGATCAATCCCTTAAATGAATCTAAAAGTTTGTCATTGGCTCTCCACTAAGTGATACgtgattcaaaaaaatatatttggggTTGTATGATCCGCTTTGTTGGGATTATTTTTGTAACTTTGGTAATAGTGGGAGCAGGGTGGCGTTTGTATTTTGATGATCAAAAAGACAAAGTTAGCGAAACCAAGGAGGGATGAATGCCGTTTCATTATAATATAGAGTACCCGTAATAGTGCTGCTGCTTTTTGTTCCTACTTTGTCatgtaaaataactaaaatacaaCTACTCTCTCTGGGTTCtctttatctaaatttttttttaaagaaaaaaaaaagcttgctGTAATTTGTTGGAATTATTGTGTGACGTCGGTGATGGGGATAGTGGGAGACAAGCAGGGTTCGTTTATTGTCCTTGtgtttgttgttgctgttgctgtGTGTGTGGTCCTTAATGGTATAATTAAGTAGCTGTGGTAGGAGAGGGATGTTCTGCACACAAACTCACGAGCACCTTGGTTTTCTTGTGATGTAGTAAGGTACAATGGTGGGGTGGCCTTTAATTTGTCTCTCCAGAAATATTCATTTCATAATTaactcaataaattaaaaaagaaatactgCTCTCTACAGCAAAGTGAACTGAAATgagtttggatagtttggacaTTGAGCTTAAGGCTATAAGATCTCATTTTAGTTTGTAGAGACAATGATAGACCTCAAATTTTAAGTGGGGATTGATCGTTGATAAAAGGAAATTGGGACCATATAAGGATGAAAAGGAATATTGGGATTAATTATGTTGGGAGGTGCAGTTGATGTTGCAGGTGGCAGGACTTCCTTTTCCCCCTTCATTTCAGCTTTTTTTACCCCATGAAAATAATGCACCTATCAAAAGCAGAAACAAGTACAAAAACCAATCAAGGACGAGGGAGAGAGTAAACCTGACAAgtgacaacaaaaaaaacatggcTAGATAAGGTTCTTTCGCATTTTGCCAATAATCATGAAGCTATCTTGATAAAATTGCTTAGCGAATAACAGccaaaagaaacaaacagtTTAGTGAATTTAATGTACCAAACTCACAGGTGTCGTCTGCTGTGCATTTTCATTCCACTTATCCAGCTTTCAATGTCTCTATTACATACACACTACAATGTTGAGTTCCTGAGTTTCCCTTGTTGGTAGAAAACGTGGGTTCGACTCCGTCAACAATATATCAcctatcatttttctttctttctcttttttcattatCTCATTAGGTATCAATTAACATTTggttgtttaaatatatttaaattttttatgcgaGACCATAATTAAACCACCGAAATTACCACTAAATGAATGAGttagtaagttaaaaaaattagatcaaaatgtaagtcattttgagttgttttatatttgtttagtgTTCAACATACCTTTAGTGTGTTGTTctcgaataaaaaaattatttcctttaataacatcaaatttttgttctctaataacatcaaatcttgatagaaataatttataactactATAACATTTACaagttattatttaataatgatCTATTACTAgatttggttatttaaatactgtgaaatttataatttattattttactttattatattattaaaatatttaattggtatgttatttatagatattttattattatttttatataaaatagacTCAAGTCTACGTTGAATTCACCAAGTAGAGTTTATGAAACTCTCATAAATTTATGTAAACTCTTGAATTTGATAATGTTATATAAGACATATGTTAAATAGTAGGAAAACTGTCATTAACAAAATAGATGAATTTAAAAATTGCAAATGCTAAACAGTTGTATCTTAAAATACTGCATAAaagaataaagtgaaaaaaaaatattaaaagaacgATTTTACTACTAATTATTATCTTAAAggcaatgattaaaaaataatatactaaaCCCTATTTACTTAcgcatcttatttttatttaagatatttatgtcattttatatacatatatgttttcttttcttatttttttcttgtcaaacagtataaaaatcatctttttctactctcttttttctttcctttccttcattttttttcaaagcaatcACACCCTTAAAGTGAATTTCCCTTCTTCAgaaaaattccaaaattaaaaataatttgtgccTAAATATTCTTGAGTGAAGTGTTATATAACAATTATGACATCTAGCATTCGTTAAGTTATTTTGCTACTGTACATCACTTTTTTGGTTATTATGTGCCAtgcttaaaattaaagaataaactTCAGAGCACTTAAAAGAGTTCGAGAATGATgacttattattttgtttatttctgtCATTTTGCTTTTGCCAATTAGATTCATTTTAAAGGTACTAACTAgcattctcaaaaaaaaaaaaaaaaacacagtacTAACTAGCAAATACTCCACAAGGTCTAGAAAATGGTAAAAATGAAGCGTGTTGAAAGGTAGCTTCAAATTAAAACGAAAATCCACAaggtccagtggtggctattgTCAGGTTCAAATCCCCAGTTGATCTAGAAAATGTTTAGCCGGAGTCTAGAGTTAGCGTTGAAGAACTCAAAATTCGCATTTGGGCATAAAAAAAACGTTTAGATGGCATTAGAATAGAGACATTTGTGTTTACTCCGCTTAATAATTTACTATTTGTTTAATGCCCCCCCTGCAGGGGAAACTTGGGGACAAACAAAGAGAATCCAAAGACAGAGCTTCAACAAGATGCTCTTAtcgttttataattaattaagtaattttaattattacggATTAAAAGTAGTTGGTTTAGGTAAGTTTATATACCGGACTATTTGTCTTTAAGTACATGCACTATTATTATATGCCATGTTCATTTGCACAAGAAGTTTATATGCCATTTATTAAGTTAGAGTGGGGGTAGAGAGGAGTTTATAGCCCTACGTGGTAAAGATCGCCAgtgatttaattaatattagaaaCAGTTGTAGTTAAACAATATACTACAAACTAATGATATGGAGTGCTCTAGAAAAGCCTAAACATGTAAGATTCTTGTGCTTAATTATGTTTCAACACATAAAATAAGAACAGGAGCAGGGTATCATATACatgttttctgttttgttaGGAAGTAATAAATGcattatattgaatattttaaattacttttaaaaatataatgaatccttttacattttaatataacaaatattttctttttcaataaaaactttacatattttaatcatGGGCATGCGCGGCAGTgcataatagaaaatattaattttaaaagaaaatctatAACAGTAAAATGACAATGATCCATACATGTggtttaattaaatattgaataatCAAAGAtcgtttctttcttttcaattagAAGAATGGAAATGAAAGAAtatatgttctttttttattaagtatttatttatgatggaaatttgattaagtaatcaaaatataatttgttattgttttcacACTTAATTCTTATCCATcacaaataacttattttattatataatcatattgcattgttatcaaaaataattattttgataattataactTATAGCATAAATGATTTTCAATAATCAATAGATTAATATGTTATAGATTGAaaatacgttttttttttatcaatatgacTAAAGTAGTTTTCTATTAGGTTTGTAGTTTTTCAATAATAAagattctttttgaaaaaaataatataatcaaattcaattagaaagtaaaattataatataaatagatgaaaagatttgtaaagtaaaatattttgcaAGTAAATCAAATGCAAATGCAAATAAAGATAGAATGACAGGAAAGTGAAGCTATGTCGAAATGTAAATTGAATTGAAATACTAAGATAACATAAAAAGTAAAGAACAAGTAAATAAGTATgagtttagagaaaaaaatgaaaattgaaagaaatataGAGTTTGGAGAAGAAATGTAGAAGAAGAGAATTAcaagaaatataaattgatcaaagaaaataaatgatagaAATTATAGATTGCATAAGAGTATGGGTTCAAACATACACTTTTGTCTTGATAATcggtagttatttttttttatacaacgtGTTGATATAAAGATTTTTGTGTGATTTTTGTAACTAAGGAAAAATTATCACCATTATGcttatttatagtttaatttgacttaatgatcaatttataaaattcatataattgTACAACTTATTCAAACTAACTATTTATAACATTCACATATGTATCTTTTCACTTTCTAT
It includes:
- the LOC102666896 gene encoding transcription repressor OFP12, whose amino-acid sequence is MPSLFSKHLHLCFLKLKYPTILCQPHHSDHTPPPSSSDNSTIFPFTDTTTTTSSGSSTEPDFASIFASQRFFFSSPGTSNSIVESPDTRTFMIPTGGGVRVPKYSLNPYVDFLRSMQEMIRSRQVLDITKDSEYLHELLLCYLALNPTHTHKFILRAFTDLVLQLLSSAPCLTHNHNHHRRHRSLSGRLL